The following is a genomic window from Sphingomonas sinipercae.
CGTAATCCTGGATTGAAAAGGGGTGCGAGGCGGAAAGTCCGCCGTCGACGGCGATCGCCTGCCCATTGACGTAACTGGCTGCGTCGGACGCCAGGAACAGCGCGACCGCGGCGATTTCGTCGGGCTGGCCGCCGCGCTTCATCGGGTTGAGGCGGCCGATTTTGCTTTCTCGTCCGGTCGAGCGCGCCCATTCGTACATCGGCGCGGTCATGCCGGTTTCGATCAGGCCGGGGCAGATGGCGTTTACCCGGACGTTGGCGCCGGCAAGCTGGGTCGCGGCGACTTTCACGAGACTGATCAGCCCAGCCTTTGAAGCGGAGTAAGCGGCCCCGCCCGCCCCCGCGCGAAGGCCGGCGACGGAAGCGGTGCAGACGATCGACCCGCCGCCGCGCGCCTTCATGTGCGGCGCGGCATATTTGATCGCCAGGAACGGCCCGATCAGGTTGACGCGCAGGATTTCCTGCCAGTCGTCCGCCGATTGTTCGAAAATGCCCGCCATGCCCCCGGAAATGCCGGCGTTGGCGAAGACGATGTCGATCCCGCCATGTTCGGCGAGGGCGCGCTCGACCAGCGCTTCGACCTCGCTTTCAGACCCGGCATCGACAATGCTGACGCCATCAGCCTCCATCGCGTCGGTGGCGACGACAATCGCCCCCTCGCGGCGAAACAGCTCGGCCGCGGCCTTGCCAATGCCGGAGGCGGCACCGGTGACGATTGCGACTTTATTGTCGAGCAGGCCCAAGCTTCACCTCGCGAGTGACCCGGGCCTAAAGCACGGCGCGCGCTTGCGGAAGCCTCGTCAGGCGTCGATCAGGAAACGACGCTCGCGCCGGACCGGAAGGTTCAGCTCCCGCTGCACCGGCTCCGGATCGACCTCGTCCATCCGCCGCCAGCCGTCCCGGCCCAGCCGTTCGAGCGGTCGGAACGTGGTCTTGTAGGCCATTCGCTGCGAGCCTTCGACCCAATAGCCGAGGTAGACATAGGGCAGGCCCGCGCGGGCGGCGCGGATGATGTGGTCGAGGATGATGAAGGTGCCCAGCCCCTTGCGCGCGTCCGGGCCGACATCGAAGAAGCTGTAGATCATCGACAGGCCGTCCGCCTGATGGTCCGACAGGCAGGCGCCGACCAGCTTGCCGGGGACGCCATCGACCGACGGCTCGCGATATTCGATGACGAAGGTCCGCACCGGCGTCTGCTCGATCATGTCGGCGAAGTCGCCTTCGTCCATGTCGGCCATGCCGCCGCCCGGATGGCGGACCGCCAGATACTTCCGAAGCAGCGCATATTGCTCTTCCGTGGTCCACGGCTTGCAGGCGCTGACTTCCAGGTCGCCATGCTTGCGAAGCAACTTGCGGTGGGTCGCCGACGCCTCGAACTCAGACGCCAAGACCCGGACGGAGACGCAGGCGCTGCAATCGATGCAGCTTGGGCGGTAGGCGACGGACTGGCTACGGCGAAAGCCGATCCGTCCAAGCGCCTCGTTCAGCTCGGCAGCGCTTCGGCCCGAAAGCTCCGTGAACACCTTCCGCTCCACCTTGCCCGGAAGGTACGGGCACGGCGACGGATTGGTGACAAAGAATTTCGGAAATCGAAAAGGTGCGCTCACCTGCCCTCACTCGTGGTTACGAAGACCTTTATGCTGCTGGTAAACGCCGATGAAAAGACTTGGTCGCGCCAAACCACACGGACTTGCGACGAGTGTCCTCGAACGGGACAGCCAATCAGTCGAGCGAGGCGCGATCGACGATGAAGCCGGCCGATTCCAGCATTTCGACAACCGCGTCGATGGCGTTGGAATCCTTGGCCTCGCACTCGACCTCGATGACGGTGTCCTTGGCCGGAAGCGCGTTGAAGATGCGGCTGTGGCGGATTTCCAGGATGTTGACGCCGGCTTCGTGAAACTGGGCAGTGATCTTGGCGAGCGCCCCCGGCTGGTCCTGGGCGGCGACTCGAAGCCGGGCGATCCGGCCGGCGCGCACCAAGTCGCGGACGAGCACGTTCGCCAGCAGGTGGGTGTCGATGTTGCCGCCGCACAGGATGGTCGCGACCTTTTTCCCGCGAAAGCGCGCCTTGTCGCCCAGCATTGCCGCAAGGCCCGCAGCGCCCGCGCCCTCGACCACCGTTTTCTCGATCCCGACCAACATCGCCACCGCGCGCTCGATCAGCCGCTCCGGCACCAGCATCACGTCGTCGACCAGTTCCTTCAGGATCCGCGAGGTGAGCGCGCCCGGCGCCTTGACCGCAATCCCTTCCGCCAGCGTGTCGCCGCCGAGCGGCAACGTGCAGCCATCGATGGCGCATTTCATCGACGGGTAAAGCTCGGCCTCGACGCCGATCAGCTCGATCCCGGGCTTGAGCGCGCGCGCGGCAATCGAGATCCCGCTCATCAGGCCGCCGCCGCCGATCGGGACGACGATGGTGTCGAGGTCGGGCGCTTCGTCCAGCATTTCGATGCCAAGCGACCCCGCACCGGCGATGATGTCCGGATCGTCGAATGGGTGGACGAAGACCAGCCCCTCGGCCGCCTCCATCTCCCGAGCCCGCGCATAGGCGTCGTCGAACATCGCGCCGTGCAGGATGACGCGCGCGCCATGGCCTTCCGTCTGGCTCACTTTGATCGTCGGCGTCGGCCTTGGCATGACGATGGTCGCCGGGATGCCGAGCCGTTTGGCGTGATAGGCGACCGCCTGCGCATGATTGCCCGCCGACGCCGCAATGACACCGCGCGCGCGCTCGTCCGCGGTCAGCTGCAGCAGCTTGTTGAGCGCGCCGCGTTCCTTGTAGGCCGCGGTGAACTGGAGATTCTCGAACTTCAGCCAGACTTCCGCCCCGATAATCTCGGACAGGGTGCGGCTGACCAGCATCGGCGTGCGCACGACGGATCCGCGGATGCGCTCCGCGGCGGCGCGGATATCGTCGATCGTCGGGGTTGCAGTCATCGCGGCGCGGCGTAGCGCTTCCGCAAGTGCGGAACAATGCTATGCGCAGCCCATGAACAAGACCTTCTTCGCGCTTGCGGCGGCGCTCCTGTCCTCGGCCGCGCAGGCCGACACGCTGATCGATAACGTCAACGGCATCCAGATCGGCGCCGACGGCAAGCTGCAGCGGTTCAAGGCCATCGTCATCGGCGACGACGGCAAGGTCCGGCAGTTGCTCGAACATCCCGAACTCGTGCGGCTGGCGAACATCACCCGCCACGTCGACGGCGGCGGGAAGACCTTGCTCCCCGGCCTGATCGACGCCCACGGCCATGTCTTCGCGCTTGGCTATGCGGCGCTGACCCTGGACCTTGTCGGGACTAGCTCGGTCCAGGACCTGCAGGGGCGGCTGAAGGCCTATGCAGCGGGCAAGCGCAATGGCTGGATCGTCGGGCGCGGCTGGAACCAGGAGTTGTGGCCGGACCAGCGGTTCCCGACTGCCGCCGATCTCGACGCGGTGGTTGGCGACCGCCCGGTCGTGCTGGAACGAGTCGATGGGCATGCGGTCGTCGCCAACACGGCCGCCCTCAAGGCAGCGGGAATCACCGCCGCGACCAAAAATCCGGTCGGCGGGAAGATCGAGCGCGACGCGAACGGGCAAGCGACCGGCCTCCTGATCGATTCGGCCAGTGCCTTGGTCAGCGCGAAGGTGCCTGCCCCGACCGAAGCGGAGCGCGAGCGCGCACTTGCCGAGGCGCAAAAGGCGATGCTTGCCGTCGGGCTCACTGCAGCGGCCGACATGGGGATGTCGGTGCCGGAATGGGGCACGATCCATCACGCTGGAATGGACGGCAAGCTGCAGGTTCGAATCATGGCCTATGCCGCCGGAGTCGAGCCGATCGCCACCTTCCACGCGCCGACGCAGTGGCTGTTCGGCGACCGGCTGCGGATGGGCGGGGTCAAGCTCTATGCCGACGGCGCGCTCGGCTCTCGCGGCGCCTGGCTTAAGGCGCCGTACGCCGACAAGCCGGACACGCGCGGGCTGCGGTTCCATTCGGATGCCGAGATGTTCGGGCTTGCGAAGCGCGCCGCCGACGCCGGCTTCCAGGTCGCGATCCACGCCATTGGCGACGCCGCCAACGCGCAAGAATTGAGCATCTTCGAACGGCTGTCGAAAATATATCCCGGCGACCGGCGCTGGCGCATCGAACATGCGCAGATCGTCGATCCGCGCGACACCCCCCGCTTCGCGCCGGCGAGGATCATCGCGTCGATGCAGCCGGTGCACCAGACGAGCGACCGGCTGATGGCCGAAAAGCGGCTAGGGCCTGGGCGGCTGGACGGCGCTTACGCGTGGCAAACCGTGTTGCAGTCGGGCGCACGGCTTGCCTTCGGGTCGGATTTCCCGGTGGAATCGCCCAATCCGTTCCCCGGGCTAGCTGCCGCGACCAGCCGGCAGGACATGAGCGGAGAGCCGGCCGGCGGATGGCTGCCAAGGGAGCGGGTCAGCTTCGCGCAGGCCCTGGACGGCTTCACGCGGGGCGCGGCTTATGCGGGCTTCGCCGAGGGCAAGATCGGCAGCCTGGAGCCGGGCAAATGGGCCGATTTCATCCTCGTCGACCGGGACGTGAGCAGTGTCGACGCGCAAAACCTTGCCCGCACCCAGGTGCTGGAAACCTGGATCGCGGGAAAACCGGTGTGGACGCGGGCCGCTAGCGCCCGCGGAGAGCGCGGGAAGTAAGCATCGACGGGGTGAGGATCTGCGGCAGTTCTTCGGGCTGCGCTTTCCCCGGCTCGTACCAGAGATAAAGCGGCACCCCCGCCCTCCCCCGGCTTTCCAGAAAGCGGGTGATCGCGGGGTCGCCGTCGGTCCAGTCGCCGACGAACACCTTCACCCCGGCCTTGTCGAAGGCACGCGTGACAGATTCGCGGTTGATCGCCGCCGCTTCGTTTGCCTTGCAGGTCAGGCACCAGTCGGCGGTGAAATAGACGAAGGCCGGCTTTCCCTGCGTGGTGGCGGCGCGAACCGCATCAGTGCTCCAGGTCGAACCGGCAGTAGCGGCGGGCGCGGATCGCTGCGGCACCAGCACGACGGCGGCGGCGGCGACAGCAATCGCGACCGCCGCGGCCGGCCACAGCAGACGTTCGCCTGATCGCTGCCAGCGTCCGAGGAGGGCAAACACCGCGGCGACGATCGACGCTGCAAGAACGCCGATCAGTACGGCGGCGTCACCGCCCTGCCGGTACAGCAGCCACAAGCAGCCGATCGCGGTCGCGGCCATCGGGATGGCGAGGAACCGCTGGAGGCGCTGCATCCACCGTCCCGGCGAAGGCAAGATTTGGCGCAATGCCGGGATGAAGGCGACGGCGACGAACGGCAGTGCCAGGCCAAGCCCCAGCGCGGCGAACACCAGCACCGATCCGCCAACCGGCAACAACAATGCGGTGCCGAGCGCGGCGCCCAGGAACGGGCCGGCGCAAGGGGTAGCGACGAAGGCGGCAAGCGCGCCCGCGCCGAAGCTGCCGGCCGGCCGTGCGTTGCCGGCAACCACCGGCAGCTCAAACACCCGCAACAGGTTCAGCGTGATGGCGACGCTGAGCAGCATCAGCAGCATGATGGTGCGCGGGTCCTGCAACTGGAAAGCCCAGCCGGCGGCGGTTCCGCCGGCCCGGATCGCCAGCAGTGCAAGGCCCAGAGCGCCGGTGCCAAGGATGGCCCCAGCGGCATAAGCCACGGCGTCGCGCCGCGCTTCGCGTTCGTCGCCGCCGCTTCGGGCGAGGTGCAGCGCCTTGATCGCCAGGATCGGGAACACGCAGGGCATCAGGTTGAGGAGGATGCCGCCGATGAGCGCGCCGAGAACCGCGAACAGCACCGCGTCATTACCGCCGCTGCCGGCGATGGCCGTGCCGCCGCTTGGCACTTCGCCAGCGATCGCGCTGAATTCGAAACCGCGCCCGTCACCAGCCGAAAGCACGCCCGCGAATGTTTCGGGCGCTGCGCCCTTCAGCGGCAGCTCGGCGATGAGCATGTCGCCATTGCGACGGAACTGCTGGCTGGCGGCATAGTCGACGACCGCATCGGTCGCCGGAAAGACGTAGGACTCGGCGACCGGAACGTCCGCTGGCAGCGGGATTGCAATGCGCAGCAGCCGGTCGGACGAGTCGAACTTCGCTGGCGTTGCGAGTGGGCGCGGCAAGGCCCGTCGCCAGTCGTTGAAACGCGCGTCCATCGGCGCAATCCCGCCGGTGGCCAGGTCGAGCGAGAAATCTCCCTGTTCGGGCACGCACACCTTGTCGGTGCAGGCGAGCCAGCTGGCGTGGGCGCGGATCGGGACGATGCCGGTGGCGCTCGCCGGGACCTTCAACCGGGTCAGCAGCGCATAATCGCGCTCGTAGACGTAGTTCATCAGCCCGGCGACGGTGAGGCGGCTTGGCACTGGGTAGCGCAAGGGCGCGACCGCGAAGCCGGCCGGCAGCTTCCATTCCACCTGCATCGGCAGGCCGGCATCGCCGGGGTTAAGCCAATAGCCGTGCCAACCGGGCTTGGGCCGCATGACGATCGCCAGCTCGACCTCGCCGCCCGGGACGGCGCGGCCTTCGGCCACCAGCGCGGGCGTGATGTTCTGCGCCTGCGCCATGGTCGGCGCGAGCAGCAGTGCAAATAGGAGTATCAAGCGGCGAAGCATCCAAGGCCTCTACCGTCATGCTAGACTTGTTTCAGCATCCATTTCCTGGAGCCTGAGTATTGGCGGCGCGGTGGATCCTGAAACACGTTCAGGATGACGGCTAATCCAGGTTCGGCCGCAGCCAGCGTTCCGCCTGTTCCAACGGCACGTCGCGGCGCTCGGCATAGTCTTCGAGCTGATCGCGGCCGATCCGCGCAACGCCGAAATATTGGCTGTCGCGATGGCCGAAATAGAACCCTGAGACCGCCGAGGTCGGAAGCATCGCGAAATTCTCGGTCAGGGTCACCCCGGCCGGGTTGCCGCCAAGCATGTCGAACAGGATCGGCTTCAGGCTGTGGTCCGGGCAGGCGGGATAGCCAGGCGCCGGGCGGATGCCGTTGAATTTCTCGCGGATCAGGTCGGCGTTGCTCAGATGCTCGTCGGCATAGCCCCACAGGCGGTTGCGCACCTCGGCGTGGAGCACCTCGGCAAAGCTTTCAGCCAGGCGGTCTGACAGCGCCTTGATCAGAATGTCCGAATAATCGTCATTGGCCTCGCGGAACCGCGCGAGGTGCGGCTCCAGGCCATGGATCCCAACGGTGAACCCACCAATCCAATCTTCGCCTTCAGGATTGATGAAGTCGGCAAGGCTCATGTTCGCCCGGCCTTCGCGCTTCTTCACCTGCTGGCGAAGGAAGGGGATCCGGGTCCAGTCGTTGCCGGCCAGCACCAGCACGTCGTCGCCCTCGCGCTTGCAGCGCCACAGGCCGACCGTCGCGCTCGCCGTGAGCCAGCGTTCGTTGATGATCTGGTCGAGCATTGCCTGTGCGTCGTTGAACAGACTGGTCGCGCTTTCGCCGACGACTTCGTCCTCGAGTATCGCGGGATAATTACCCGCCAGCTCCCATGCGCGGAAGAATGGATTCCAGTCGATCGAGGCCCGCAAATCGCGCAACGGCCATTCGCCGATCTGGTGAATGCCCGGCATTTGCGGCGCCGGCGGCTGGCCGGACGGATCGAAAGCGAAGCCGTTGGCGCGGGCCTCGGCGAGGGTCGCCAACTGGTTCTGGCCGGCGTGAGCCCGCGTCTGGCGCAGCTTTTCATAATCGTCGGCGGTGGCCGCGATCAGCGGCTCGCGCTGCGTGTCGGAAACCAGCGAGGAGGCAACGCCGACGGCGCGGCTGGCGTCGAGCACGTGGATCACCGGGCCTTCGTAAGCCGGGTCGATGCGCAGCGCCGTGTGCGCCTTGCTGGTGGTCGCACCGCCGATCAGCAACGGCGTCGTCAGCCCCAGCCGCTGCATCTCGCTGGCCACCGTCACCATCTCATCCAGCGACGGCGTGATCAGCCCCGACAGGCCGATCATGTGCGCCTGGTTGTCCTTGGCCGACTGCAGGATGTCCTGCCACGGCACCATTACCCCAAGGTCGATGACCTCAAAGCCGTTGCACTGAAGCACGACGCCGACGATGTTCTTGCCGATGTCGTGAACGTCGCCCTTCACGGTCGCCATCACGACCTTGCCCTTGCCCTGGGTGGCGCCCGACTTTTCCTTTTCCGCCTCGATGAAGGGGATGAGGTGGGCGACCGCCTTCTTCATGACACGCGCCGATTTGACGACCTGCGGAAGGAACATCTTGCCCGATCCGAACAGGTCGCCGACGACGTTCATGCCGTCCATCAGCGGGCCTTCGATCACATGGATCGGGCGTCCGCCTTCGGCGTCGACCAATTGGCGCGCTTCCTCGGTGTCGGCGACGATGTCGGCATCGATGCCCTTCACCAGCGCATAGGACAGCCGTTCCCTGACCGGTAGCGAGCGCCATTCGGCGGCCGCCTTTTCGGCCACTTCGTCGGTGCCCCTGAAGCGCTCGGCGAGCACGATCAGCCGCTCGGTCGAATCCTCGCGGCGATCGAGGATCACATCCTCGCAGGCTTCGCGAAGTTCGGGGTCGATGGCGTCATAAACGTCGAGCTGGCCGGCGTTGACGATGGCCATATCCATCCCTGCGGGAATGGCGTGATAAAGGAAGACGCTGTGCATCGCGCGGCGCACCGGTTCATTGCCGCGGAACGAGAAACTGAGGTTCGACAGGCCGCCGGAAATGTGGACCCCGGGGCAGCGGCGGCGGATTTCGCGCGTCGCCTCGATGAAATCGATCGCATAGCGGCGATGCTCGTCGATGCCAGTGGCTACGGCGAAGACGTTGGGGTCGAAGATGATGTCCTGCGGCTCGGTCCCGTCCTCGACCAGCAATTTGTAAGCCCGCTCGCAGATGCTGACCTTGCGTTCGGCCGTGTCGGCCTGCCCGATTTCGTCGAACGCCATGACGACGACGGCGGCGCCATAGGCCCGGCACTTGCGCGCCAGTTCAAGGAACGGCTCCTCGCCTTCCTTCATGCTGATCGAATTGACGATCGGCTTGCCGGACACGCACTTGAGGCCAGCCTCGATCACGCTCCATTTGGAACTGTCGATCATCACCGGCACCCGGGCGATGTCCGGCTCTGCGGCGATCCGCTTGAGGAAGATCGTCATCGCCTGCTCACTGTCGAGCAAGGCTTCGTCCATGTTGACGTCGACGATCTGGGCGCCGTTCTCGACCTGCTGGCGAGCGACTTCGACCGCCGCGTCATAGTCGCCGGCAAGCACAAGTTTCTTGAATTTGGCGGAGCCGGTGACGTTGGTGCGCTCGCCGACGTTGACGAAGCGCGCGCCGGCGGCGGCCTGACCTACTGCTGAAGCTTCCATGTCAGGCAGCGATGACCATCGGTTCAAGCCCGGCGAGCAGCGTGTGCCGCGGCGCTTGCGCAATGCCGCGCGGCGGTTGGCCGGCCGCGGTTCGAGCAATCGCCGCAATGTGAGCCGGGGTCGTTCCGCAGCAGCCGCCGACGATGTTTACCAGCCCGTCGTCGATCCATTCGCGCACCTGCGCCGCGGTCTGTTCGGCCGCTTCGTCATATTCGCCAAGCTCGTTGGGCAGGCCGGCATTGGGGTAAGCCATGACCAGCGTGTCCGCCTGCT
Proteins encoded in this region:
- a CDS encoding SDR family NAD(P)-dependent oxidoreductase, whose product is MGLLDNKVAIVTGAASGIGKAAAELFRREGAIVVATDAMEADGVSIVDAGSESEVEALVERALAEHGGIDIVFANAGISGGMAGIFEQSADDWQEILRVNLIGPFLAIKYAAPHMKARGGGSIVCTASVAGLRAGAGGAAYSASKAGLISLVKVAATQLAGANVRVNAICPGLIETGMTAPMYEWARSTGRESKIGRLNPMKRGGQPDEIAAVALFLASDAASYVNGQAIAVDGGLSASHPFSIQDYGRTSA
- a CDS encoding arginyltransferase — its product is MSAPFRFPKFFVTNPSPCPYLPGKVERKVFTELSGRSAAELNEALGRIGFRRSQSVAYRPSCIDCSACVSVRVLASEFEASATHRKLLRKHGDLEVSACKPWTTEEQYALLRKYLAVRHPGGGMADMDEGDFADMIEQTPVRTFVIEYREPSVDGVPGKLVGACLSDHQADGLSMIYSFFDVGPDARKGLGTFIILDHIIRAARAGLPYVYLGYWVEGSQRMAYKTTFRPLERLGRDGWRRMDEVDPEPVQRELNLPVRRERRFLIDA
- a CDS encoding threonine ammonia-lyase, which codes for MTATPTIDDIRAAAERIRGSVVRTPMLVSRTLSEIIGAEVWLKFENLQFTAAYKERGALNKLLQLTADERARGVIAASAGNHAQAVAYHAKRLGIPATIVMPRPTPTIKVSQTEGHGARVILHGAMFDDAYARAREMEAAEGLVFVHPFDDPDIIAGAGSLGIEMLDEAPDLDTIVVPIGGGGLMSGISIAARALKPGIELIGVEAELYPSMKCAIDGCTLPLGGDTLAEGIAVKAPGALTSRILKELVDDVMLVPERLIERAVAMLVGIEKTVVEGAGAAGLAAMLGDKARFRGKKVATILCGGNIDTHLLANVLVRDLVRAGRIARLRVAAQDQPGALAKITAQFHEAGVNILEIRHSRIFNALPAKDTVIEVECEAKDSNAIDAVVEMLESAGFIVDRASLD
- a CDS encoding amidohydrolase, coding for MNKTFFALAAALLSSAAQADTLIDNVNGIQIGADGKLQRFKAIVIGDDGKVRQLLEHPELVRLANITRHVDGGGKTLLPGLIDAHGHVFALGYAALTLDLVGTSSVQDLQGRLKAYAAGKRNGWIVGRGWNQELWPDQRFPTAADLDAVVGDRPVVLERVDGHAVVANTAALKAAGITAATKNPVGGKIERDANGQATGLLIDSASALVSAKVPAPTEAERERALAEAQKAMLAVGLTAAADMGMSVPEWGTIHHAGMDGKLQVRIMAYAAGVEPIATFHAPTQWLFGDRLRMGGVKLYADGALGSRGAWLKAPYADKPDTRGLRFHSDAEMFGLAKRAADAGFQVAIHAIGDAANAQELSIFERLSKIYPGDRRWRIEHAQIVDPRDTPRFAPARIIASMQPVHQTSDRLMAEKRLGPGRLDGAYAWQTVLQSGARLAFGSDFPVESPNPFPGLAAATSRQDMSGEPAGGWLPRERVSFAQALDGFTRGAAYAGFAEGKIGSLEPGKWADFILVDRDVSSVDAQNLARTQVLETWIAGKPVWTRAASARGERGK
- a CDS encoding protein-disulfide reductase DsbD family protein, whose protein sequence is MLRRLILLFALLLAPTMAQAQNITPALVAEGRAVPGGEVELAIVMRPKPGWHGYWLNPGDAGLPMQVEWKLPAGFAVAPLRYPVPSRLTVAGLMNYVYERDYALLTRLKVPASATGIVPIRAHASWLACTDKVCVPEQGDFSLDLATGGIAPMDARFNDWRRALPRPLATPAKFDSSDRLLRIAIPLPADVPVAESYVFPATDAVVDYAASQQFRRNGDMLIAELPLKGAAPETFAGVLSAGDGRGFEFSAIAGEVPSGGTAIAGSGGNDAVLFAVLGALIGGILLNLMPCVFPILAIKALHLARSGGDEREARRDAVAYAAGAILGTGALGLALLAIRAGGTAAGWAFQLQDPRTIMLLMLLSVAITLNLLRVFELPVVAGNARPAGSFGAGALAAFVATPCAGPFLGAALGTALLLPVGGSVLVFAALGLGLALPFVAVAFIPALRQILPSPGRWMQRLQRFLAIPMAATAIGCLWLLYRQGGDAAVLIGVLAASIVAAVFALLGRWQRSGERLLWPAAAVAIAVAAAAVVLVPQRSAPAATAGSTWSTDAVRAATTQGKPAFVYFTADWCLTCKANEAAAINRESVTRAFDKAGVKVFVGDWTDGDPAITRFLESRGRAGVPLYLWYEPGKAQPEELPQILTPSMLTSRALRGR
- the metH gene encoding methionine synthase: MEASAVGQAAAGARFVNVGERTNVTGSAKFKKLVLAGDYDAAVEVARQQVENGAQIVDVNMDEALLDSEQAMTIFLKRIAAEPDIARVPVMIDSSKWSVIEAGLKCVSGKPIVNSISMKEGEEPFLELARKCRAYGAAVVVMAFDEIGQADTAERKVSICERAYKLLVEDGTEPQDIIFDPNVFAVATGIDEHRRYAIDFIEATREIRRRCPGVHISGGLSNLSFSFRGNEPVRRAMHSVFLYHAIPAGMDMAIVNAGQLDVYDAIDPELREACEDVILDRREDSTERLIVLAERFRGTDEVAEKAAAEWRSLPVRERLSYALVKGIDADIVADTEEARQLVDAEGGRPIHVIEGPLMDGMNVVGDLFGSGKMFLPQVVKSARVMKKAVAHLIPFIEAEKEKSGATQGKGKVVMATVKGDVHDIGKNIVGVVLQCNGFEVIDLGVMVPWQDILQSAKDNQAHMIGLSGLITPSLDEMVTVASEMQRLGLTTPLLIGGATTSKAHTALRIDPAYEGPVIHVLDASRAVGVASSLVSDTQREPLIAATADDYEKLRQTRAHAGQNQLATLAEARANGFAFDPSGQPPAPQMPGIHQIGEWPLRDLRASIDWNPFFRAWELAGNYPAILEDEVVGESATSLFNDAQAMLDQIINERWLTASATVGLWRCKREGDDVLVLAGNDWTRIPFLRQQVKKREGRANMSLADFINPEGEDWIGGFTVGIHGLEPHLARFREANDDYSDILIKALSDRLAESFAEVLHAEVRNRLWGYADEHLSNADLIREKFNGIRPAPGYPACPDHSLKPILFDMLGGNPAGVTLTENFAMLPTSAVSGFYFGHRDSQYFGVARIGRDQLEDYAERRDVPLEQAERWLRPNLD